One Amblyomma americanum isolate KBUSLIRL-KWMA chromosome 8, ASM5285725v1, whole genome shotgun sequence DNA window includes the following coding sequences:
- the LOC144102759 gene encoding uncharacterized protein LOC144102759 codes for MANLGYHWTWQQLRNCWKNLKKRFTAERLEQERSGAAPSAWKWYDHMSALLSHRPMVQAREYGVDSQDVPPDYGDNSQLDISDADTRTEEDDADILQEQSEPSTSSRSPPQKRRRMGGAKLEKAALVASLQHMPNFPQFMGPPNMNLQHQFPPPPPATNTPPTPKH; via the exons atggcaaatctcggctaccactggacgtggcagcagttgcggaactgctggaagaatttgaagaagcgattcacggcc gaacggttggagcaagagagaagtggagctgcaccgtcggcttggaagtggtatgaccacaTGAGCGCGCTTCTCAGCCACAGGCCGATGGTGCAGGCTCGCGAGTACGGCGTGGACTCGCAAGATGTCCCACCAGACTACGGCGACAACTCGCAGCTAG atATCAGCGATGCTGACACCAGGACCGAGGAGGACGACGCTGATATCCTTCAGGAACAAAGTGAAC caaGCACCTCAAGCAGATCACCGCCACAGAAACGACGCCGCATGGGAGGGGCGAAATTGGAAAAG GCAGCATTGGTGGCATCCCTACAACACATGCCCAACTTCCCACAATTTATGGGACCACCAAACATGAACTTACAACACCAATTTCCGCCACCGCCGCCAGCCACCAACACACCACCAACACCTAAACACTGA